The Streptomyces sp. NBC_01197 genome window below encodes:
- a CDS encoding FadD3 family acyl-CoA ligase, translated as MPPPTTLAQLADFAARAHGGLDALADGEVRWNFGQLSEAVHAAARAVIAHGLEPGDRVAVWASNSREWITAALGTLSAGAVLVPLNTRYKAAEAADIIRRSGARALLTERGFLGIDYVAMLRESGEDLGALESVVVLRGGATGSAVSWDDCLARGRDVPEARRAARAAAVGPDDLADILYTSGTTGSPKGVMSTHRQVLAGIEAWSRAVTLRPGDRYLLVNPFFHTFGYKAGFVACLLRGVAMVPEAVYDVDRVLRLIADEQISVLLAPPTVFHGLVRHPHLGDHDLDALRLAGTGASVVPVALVDEIRERLGAPGVFTAYGLTECMGVVAVCPVDADAWSVSHSVGLPLPGTEIRIIGPGGPDDGALPPGCAGEIAVRGPQVMLGYLDDPEATARILDGDGWLYTGDIGVLDERGYLSITDRLKDMYVVGGFNAYPAEVENVLRGHELISEAAVVGAPDERLGEVGVAYLVTEDGQHPDPAELTAWTRERLANFKVPRRFHVVPELPRNAGGKILKAELRRAAKEDGQAGRDGRGVRDGEAVHDGQAAPRAARHVQQTGAKGQPEGESR; from the coding sequence GTGCCACCACCCACCACCCTCGCGCAGCTGGCGGACTTCGCGGCCCGCGCGCACGGGGGTCTCGACGCCCTTGCCGACGGAGAGGTCCGCTGGAATTTCGGACAGCTGAGCGAGGCGGTCCACGCCGCGGCGCGCGCCGTGATCGCGCACGGACTGGAGCCGGGCGACCGGGTGGCGGTATGGGCCTCCAACAGCCGCGAATGGATCACGGCTGCCCTCGGCACGCTCTCCGCCGGGGCCGTGCTCGTTCCCCTCAACACCCGCTACAAAGCAGCCGAGGCCGCCGACATCATCCGTCGCAGCGGTGCCCGCGCCCTGCTCACCGAACGCGGCTTCCTCGGCATCGACTACGTGGCCATGCTGCGTGAATCCGGGGAGGACCTCGGCGCTCTCGAATCCGTCGTCGTACTCCGGGGCGGGGCGACCGGATCCGCGGTGAGCTGGGACGACTGCCTCGCGCGCGGCCGGGACGTCCCCGAGGCCCGGCGAGCGGCCCGCGCCGCGGCCGTCGGACCCGACGACCTCGCGGACATCCTCTACACCTCCGGCACCACCGGCAGCCCCAAGGGCGTCATGAGCACCCACCGGCAGGTGCTCGCCGGGATCGAGGCCTGGTCCCGTGCCGTCACACTGCGCCCCGGCGACCGCTACCTGCTGGTCAACCCCTTCTTCCACACCTTCGGTTACAAGGCCGGCTTCGTCGCCTGTCTGCTGCGCGGCGTCGCCATGGTCCCCGAGGCGGTCTACGACGTGGACCGGGTGCTGCGCCTGATCGCCGACGAGCAGATCAGTGTGCTCCTCGCCCCGCCCACCGTCTTCCACGGGCTGGTCCGCCATCCGCACCTCGGCGATCACGACCTCGACGCGCTGCGCCTGGCGGGCACCGGGGCCTCCGTCGTACCGGTCGCGCTCGTCGACGAGATACGCGAACGGCTGGGCGCGCCGGGCGTGTTCACGGCCTACGGGCTCACCGAGTGCATGGGCGTCGTCGCGGTCTGCCCCGTCGACGCCGACGCGTGGAGCGTCTCGCACTCCGTCGGCCTGCCGCTGCCCGGAACCGAGATCCGCATCATCGGCCCCGGCGGACCGGACGACGGCGCCCTGCCCCCGGGATGTGCGGGGGAGATCGCCGTGCGCGGCCCCCAGGTCATGCTCGGATACCTCGACGATCCGGAGGCCACCGCCCGCATCCTGGACGGCGACGGCTGGCTGTACACCGGCGACATCGGCGTACTCGACGAACGCGGCTACCTCTCGATCACCGACCGGCTCAAGGACATGTACGTCGTCGGCGGCTTCAACGCCTACCCCGCCGAGGTCGAGAACGTCCTGCGCGGCCACGAACTCATCAGTGAGGCCGCGGTGGTCGGCGCCCCCGACGAACGGCTCGGCGAGGTCGGCGTCGCCTATCTCGTCACTGAGGACGGGCAGCACCCCGACCCGGCCGAACTCACCGCGTGGACACGGGAGCGGCTCGCCAACTTCAAGGTCCCGCGCCGCTTCCACGTCGTACCGGAGCTGCCGCGCAACGCCGGCGGCAAGATCCTCAAGGCCGAACTGCGGCGCGCGGCCAAGGAGGACGGGCAGGCAGGTCGTGACGGCCGGGGAGTCCGCGACGGCGAGGCAGTACACGACGGCCAGGCCGCACCCCGCGCCGCGCGGCACGTCCAACAGACCGGCGCGAAGGGTCAGCCGGAAGGGGAGAGCCGATGA
- a CDS encoding acyl-CoA dehydrogenase family protein: MRFGEEHQELRTAVRSLLARHEGAAAWGPLTQQIGVAGLAVPEEYGGAGCGPVEVHVVMEELGRTLAPVPYLGSAVLATQALLAAGDTGLLPALADGSTTGALAWAENGSWRPEAVRARAVRGAGGWRITGVKDHVLDGAGGSGGAGVLLVAARTEAGLALFHVPSGADGVSREAHTTMDLTRPQARLTFAGAEARAVGADGDRILAHVRDLACTALAAEQVGAAERCLELTVAHVRDRVQFGRSIGSFQAVKHRLADAFVRVESARSAALGASWAAAVGSPDLSRYAAVAKSACSEAFSAVAGDMIQLHGGIGITWEHDAHRYFKRAHGSSQLFGSPAGHRDRIAGAVVGPRGPGAERLA, translated from the coding sequence ATGAGATTCGGCGAAGAGCACCAGGAACTGCGCACGGCCGTACGGTCGCTGCTGGCCCGGCACGAAGGGGCCGCGGCCTGGGGGCCGCTGACCCAGCAGATCGGAGTGGCGGGGCTCGCCGTTCCTGAGGAGTACGGCGGAGCGGGGTGCGGTCCTGTCGAGGTCCATGTGGTCATGGAGGAGCTGGGACGGACGCTCGCCCCGGTCCCGTATCTGGGATCCGCGGTCCTCGCCACCCAGGCGCTGCTGGCCGCGGGCGACACCGGACTGCTGCCCGCACTGGCGGACGGCAGCACCACCGGGGCGCTCGCCTGGGCGGAGAACGGGTCATGGCGGCCGGAAGCCGTGCGGGCCCGTGCCGTACGCGGCGCCGGCGGCTGGCGGATCACCGGCGTCAAGGACCATGTCCTGGACGGGGCCGGTGGCAGTGGCGGTGCCGGTGTGCTGCTGGTCGCCGCCCGTACCGAAGCCGGACTCGCACTGTTCCACGTCCCGTCCGGAGCTGACGGTGTCAGCCGCGAGGCGCACACCACTATGGACCTGACCCGGCCGCAGGCGAGGCTGACCTTCGCCGGAGCCGAGGCCCGCGCCGTCGGTGCGGACGGTGACCGGATCCTCGCCCACGTACGAGACCTGGCCTGTACCGCGCTCGCCGCGGAACAGGTCGGCGCGGCGGAACGCTGTCTCGAACTCACCGTCGCCCATGTGCGGGACCGGGTGCAGTTCGGCCGGTCGATCGGCTCGTTCCAGGCCGTGAAGCACCGGCTCGCCGACGCCTTCGTACGCGTCGAGTCCGCCCGTTCCGCCGCCCTCGGCGCCTCCTGGGCGGCGGCGGTCGGCTCACCGGACCTGTCCAGGTACGCGGCCGTCGCCAAGTCCGCGTGCTCCGAGGCGTTCTCGGCGGTGGCCGGGGACATGATCCAACTCCACGGCGGGATCGGCATCACCTGGGAGCACGACGCCCACCGCTACTTCAAGCGGGCCCACGGCTCGTCCCAGCTCTTCGGCTCACCGGCCGGGCACCGCGACCGTATCGCCGGGGCGGTGGTCGGACCGCGCGGGCCCGGGGCGGAGCGCCTTGCCTGA